The genomic window AGCCCGTTACGGAGTGCCTTTGGCGGCGGTCCACGACATGGGCGTGGGCATTCTGGCGGCGGTCAAAGTGGTCTTTCCCGGCGTCCCGGATTTCATCTGCCATTTTCATTTTCTGCGCGACGTGGGCAAAGATCTCCTGGAGCCGGACTATGACGCCATCCCCGCTCAGGCCGATGAGTTCCCGCTGCTCAGCGCCTATAGTCTGACCCAGTGGATGCTGGAGGGAAAAACCCAGGGCGAAGGTTATGGGTTCCCCTTCGACCGGCCGCAACTCGAGTTTGCCCGGCGCTTGCAGGGGGTGGCCCAAGAACTGGAGGTGATCAAGGAGATCCATTTGCGCGGCCAGTGGCAGGACAATGTTCCCTTGTTCAAACTAGCCCACGCCTTGAAGCCCCTGGCTGCCGATGCGGGCTTGCGGAGAATGATCGAGGTCCTGGAGGTCAAAATCCAAGTCTTCGACCAACTGCGTGGCGCGATGCGCATTGCCGAAGTCGGGGGATCGGCGGGCCTGAACTCCGGCAGCGCTCCCCTGGCCATGGGCTCGATCCAGAAGGCGGTTCAGGAGTTCCGCCGCCGGATCACCGCGCGCGGCGATTACCCGTCCACTGGCCATTGGAAGGCCATGATCGCTCAGATCGATAAGTACGGAGCCAAACTCTTCGCCGATCCGATTACCGTGCCAACACCGCACGGACGACTGCGCATTCAACCCCAACGAACCAATAACATCATGGAGCGATTCTTCCGCGATTTCCGGCGCGGGGCGCGCCGAAAAAGCGGCCATAATTCCCTGAGCAAGTTTCTGCAAAGCATGATTGCCGACACGCCTTTGGTCAAGAATCTGGAAAATCCCGACTACCTGCAAGTTCTCCTCAATGGCCAGCCGAATTTGGAAGCCTGCTTTGCCCAGATGGACATCGAGACAGTTCGCCAAGAAATGCAAACCGCTCAGAACTGGTCCGACCGAGTTCCCCGGAAAATCCAACGGCTTGTGAACATGCCCGCCTTTCCCACAGCCCTTTGCGGTCTCTTTCGAAAACCCCTTGTCAAAACCCCTTAATCAGGCCACTTCCAACCGAGTTTTGTGGCCATAGGTTTAATTCCCAGAGTTTTATGGCATAGTCGATGCTTAATGGTTTTTGCTTAAAAAGCCGAATAATTAAAGGAAATCCTATGAAGAGGTGCTCGAATCGCTG from Candidatus Aminicenantes bacterium includes these protein-coding regions:
- a CDS encoding transposase produces the protein MQQYLEKLARESSTPYLFAQRPCLPFRSTRSECPDCHASLRISKTRTKTVHTLHLGSFTAQETLLYCDHCPNPTSYASEELSRLVPAGSTFGYDVMIFVGQALFRRHRRAEEIIQELRARNVRLSASEVAYLGKRFVVHLAWAHRQSAPRLKKAMRAQGGYILHLDATGEAGPPMLMSSLDSISEIVLGNVKIPSEKTEEIIPFLKEIKARYGVPLAAVHDMGVGILAAVKVVFPGVPDFICHFHFLRDVGKDLLEPDYDAIPAQADEFPLLSAYSLTQWMLEGKTQGEGYGFPFDRPQLEFARRLQGVAQELEVIKEIHLRGQWQDNVPLFKLAHALKPLAADAGLRRMIEVLEVKIQVFDQLRGAMRIAEVGGSAGLNSGSAPLAMGSIQKAVQEFRRRITARGDYPSTGHWKAMIAQIDKYGAKLFADPITVPTPHGRLRIQPQRTNNIMERFFRDFRRGARRKSGHNSLSKFLQSMIADTPLVKNLENPDYLQVLLNGQPNLEACFAQMDIETVRQEMQTAQNWSDRVPRKIQRLVNMPAFPTALCGLFRKPLVKTP